The Temnothorax longispinosus isolate EJ_2023e chromosome 7, Tlon_JGU_v1, whole genome shotgun sequence genome contains a region encoding:
- the Pcx gene encoding pecanex-like protein 1 isoform X2, producing MGSQTLEILRQGVWASLTGGWFYDPHLDVFSNTFHLYVWLFLLCLPFTIYLYFPPTLYVWLAYCSSFVAVFGTIKCMNHALHCVYDTTECLEEPNQTISQQKSEGEKKWAGHNKSREQSQDQTGHGIELQVLNGKTDTPPVECSSRNSFIEPNIQNSDADSITSEYTRDKASSTIDLKVEIHRKNSSESSEEAQQLSKPMITSINVHEAELVSAQYHEPRSKNIINEWKLKRQKCVVIAEEDRPGSRKLCRHSSEESRIRHSKQSNLGKTGSESQIKQTSSLELTNHRHIGDDYPYWMFNRSVRRLNSNSIPKARLTNDHPQSLEIISKKGDTDNNKISSHPQSLEVITKKPHQQLVHPQSLETIGATSKNISNNDDNNLPLHPQSLETINTKKVLPQNTLKRNQLQLLPYLSFGSEIVYPIAEQSDEQFANESSEEFSLCDSYSPLLTRKNISNASATSNRDRSLSAGRFEDRFSRFNDDNGIDSNSANSRDALLEESKSRGVKRRYSNTNQSGHEFSDGEKCKEKRRDRSKNMEDPLNSGSIVGIDWLFESGDCSVEPWASKNLHSKEPDSGSSSTTSLSIENEVKRNLLPQLEVDNTAKRHQGAIPKQNRPKPTASDAADDSIVSSVEQPRENLKRYIEVRRERTRRRDAKFEQTSGSNNELSTLLPGPASPLLAALLNNSGRDLPGQSSTTSSDLRLSRNSEKRTFRTRYGRLKRPNRTYRARSRNIATRDDNVVPLTALFGLISSGECHLATNQNDTSEGAVHYFRDDNGHWLAYTFDEKGLDVAAAAAAATATQIPTNPHSEKLLNTLLRQQLNQNMHYDAHWELADSLSNSYSSLSLNSAGLTVIIDTPPVLSSPASNQTKTQSSPPSNLISSNTGSSNQCTLENSEREQFHHTLIARSDSMADRNRRLQNLLGNLNLNQYQSDLNGRMPVLTLPVHQEPDINTSLSWNRFVDGLDGSDSKPKQTRHYYKWKIGRLPHVKIRFDRLALLALLDRNLTVFETIVSTFLAGAVAGLGLLLLQQGFYRDIFAFIFCFVTAGCQYSLLKSVQPDAASPTHGFNRIIVFSRPAYYILCSSLILIFNETLRNFKSSDFRVYGLRVADYDLILQVRNVLLIFLLCFPIVFSLGLFPQINTFLMYVCEHLDIHLFGGNATTSLVSSVYCLCRSVVAVLILYGFAYGALLEPKSSQHILFSIFVGLLVAISYHLSRSSSDPTVIWDILKTNLWPPEIGDRYTEEKEAKIIENTSSSQPDNVAASYKETKSKTSGRKKDVKIKVGEQMSDTELVDPLPEKLRSTVNARLKNDLIVCAVIGTLSFGIHRTTVFTALQPELNPVLWSIVSCLGFLLHYIVPQLRKQLPWLCLSRPVLRSHEHAQFEVREPVKIMWFEKAYVGLCFLERNVLYPVVFLGALTECSSKIADKFGESVGALIVVICGLKSLRSAYSDPSTRYLVLVFAVLFFQLDFSNLSETFLMDYFVTGIAFAKIYELLLKIRFVVTYIAPWQITWGSAFHAFAQPFSVPHSAMLFLQAGISAMLSTPLNPLLGSAIFISSYVRPVKFWERDYKTRRVDHSNTRMSSHLERNLGADDNNLNSIFYEQLTRSLQHSLCGDLALGRWGNVEQGDCFLLASDYLNCLVHIVQLGNGLVTFQLRGLEFRGTYCQQREVEAISEGIEDNDNCCCCEMGHLSNVLSVNAAFSQRWLAWEVASAKYVLEGYSISDNSAGSMLQVFEFRKVLVTYYVKSIVFYAVKSPKLKQWLENPDIIDALKPTLDKNFVDLDPVFNVKIDEDFDFRASGITRSNFCNVYLDWIQYCAGKQDKTLDRTRDSYLVSLCLSLSLLGRRVLGAASHNTLSNVEFFLYGLHALFKGDFRITSVRDEWVLHDVDLLRSVVAKGIRMALKLHQDHFMSPEQYVESAALFEAIDNHDQNLVISHEADPLWRNAVLSGAPSLLALRHVLDDGIDEYKVIMLNKRFLSFRVIKMNRECVRGLWAGQQQELVYLRNRNPERGSIQNAKQALRNIINSSCDQPIGYPIYVSPLTTSYAETNEHLCSIIGGPLTFGTIKSTVLKLWRRVRRRCGQGCSSGGTGSQDDGGFGNDGVYAMTTYNIHSGYAQSGHNTSGSQSMESGCQIGGSTGRGSLGRANTGSLGGNRGSLASVGKPTSSTLASLAGLLSSNDIKMETKSETSFSSKLEKEEVFQRVRIMDPNQVYDAINLGRRIDVIWPDERMRQQGGRSGWQHWVPERGMEGCVVHRWSPNHRDPNRRSHVDKVILLVKIEDKYVPIAEQGVRDLGAEV from the exons ATGGGTTCGCAAACGCTGGAGATCCTGAGGCAGGGCGTCTGGGCGAGCCTAACGGGCGGCTGGTTTTACGATCCGCATCTCGACGTTTTCTCCAACACGTTCCACCTCTACGTCTGGCTGTTTCTCCTCTGCCTGCCGTTCACGATCTACCtg TATTTTCCTCCAACGTTATACGTTTGGCTAGCGTACTGCTCGTCATTCGTCGCCGTTTTCGGAACGATAAAGTGCATGAATCATGCTCTGCACTGTGTATATGATACCACGGAATGTTTGGAGGAACCTAATCAAACCATCAGTCAGCAGAAATCGGAGGGTGAGAAGAAATGGGCGGGCCATAACAAATCTAGGGAACAGTCGCAAGATCAGACCGGCCATGGCATAGAGCTGCAAGTTTTGAATG GTAAAACGGACACCCCACCTGTAGAATGTTCATCACGTAACTCGTTTATTGAaccaaatatacaaaattccgACGCAGATAGTATAACGTCTGAATATACTCGGGATAAAGCTAGTTCGACCATAGATTTAAAGGTCGAGATACATAGGAAAAACAGTTCGGAAAGCTCGGAAGAGGCACAACAGCTTAGTAAACCGATGATAACCAGCATTAACGTGCACGAAGCTGAATTAGTTTCCGCGCAATATCACGAGCCACGTtctaaaaacattataaatg AATGGAAATTAAAGCGGCAAAAGTGTGTGGTAATAGCGGAGGAAGATCGACCGGGATCGCGTAAATTATGTCGGCATTCGTCCGAGGAGTCTAGAATTCGACACTCTAAACAAAGCAATCTCGGTAAAACGGGATCCGAAAGCCAAATAAAGCAGACCAGTTCGTTAGAATTGACAAATCATCGCCATATCGGCGACGATTATCCATACTGGATGTTCAATCGAAGCGTCCGCAGGCTTAACTCCAACTCCATACCAAAAGCACGTTTGACGAACGATCATCCACAGAGCTTAGAAATCATATCGAAGAAGGGGGATACGGACAACAATAAGATCTCGTCTCATCCGCAATCGTTAGAG GTTATTACCAAGAAACCGCATCAGCAACTGGTACATCCGCAAAGTCTCGAAACAATTGGTGCCActagtaaaaatataagtaacaaTGACGATAATAACCTGCCTCTTCATCCCCAAAGTCTTGAAACAATTAATACCAAAAAG GTCTTACCCCAAAACACACTGAAGAGAAACCAACTACAGCTCTTACCGTATCTTAGTTTCGGGTCCGAGATAGTTTACCCGATAGCAGAGCAGAGCGACGAACAATTTGCCAATGAGAGTTCGGAAGAATTCAGCCTGTGCGACTCCTACAGTCCATTACTAAcgcgaaaaaatataagtaatgcGAGCGCTACGTCTAATCGAGATAGAAGTCTCAGTGCTGGCAGGTTTGAAGATAGATTCTCGAG GTTTAACGACGACAACGGAATAGATAGTAACTCAGCAAATTCTCGAGATGCTTTACTAGAGGAATCAAAGTCTAGAGGAGTGAAACGGAGGTATAGCAACACCAATCAGAGCGGCCATGAGTTTTCAGACGGTGAGAAATGTAAGGAGAAAAGGCGGGATAGATCCAAAAACATGGAAGATCCGCTCAACTCGGGGAGTATAGTCGGAATAGATTGGTTGTTCGAGAGCGGGGATTGTTCGGTGGAACCGTGGGCAAGTAAGA ATCTTCATTCTAAAGAGCCTGATTCGGGATCGTCCAGTACAACAAGCCTGAGTATCGAGAACGAGGTGAAGCGAAATTTGCTGCCGCAACTGGAAGTAGACAACACCGCAAAGCGTCATCAGGGAGCGATCCCCAAGCAGAACCGTCCAAAACCTACTGCGTCGGACGCTGCGGACGACAGTATTGTGTCGAGCGTCGAACAGCCGCGGGAGAATCTTAAACGTTACATCGAAGTGCGACGAGAGAGGACCAGGAGACGAGATGCCAAGTTTGAGCAGACAAGCGGTTCGAACAATGAGTTGAGCACATTGTTGCCGGGCCCGGCATCTCCATTACTGGCAGCGTTATTGAACAATTCCGGCCGAGATCTGCCCGGTCAGTCGAGCACCACGTCATCCGATTTGCGACTCAGTCGTAATTCCGAGAAGCGAACCTTTCGGACCAGATATGGACGATTGAAACGGCCCAATAGAACTTACCGTGCTAGGTCGCGCAATATTGCCACTCGCGACGATAACGTCGTTCCGTTGACCGCGCTGTTCGGCTTGATCTCGAGCGGCGAGTGTCATCTAGCTACTAATCAGAATGATACCTCAGAGGGAGCGGTGCACTACTTTCGCGACGATAACGGCCACTGGTTGGCTTATACGTTCGACGAAAAAGGTCTGGACGTAGCTGCAGCTGCCGCGGCAGCGACAGCGACGCAAATACCCACCAATCCGCATAGCGAGAAGCTGTTGAACACCTTGCTGCGTCAGCAACTCAACCAGAACATGCACTATGATGCGCATTGGGAGCTCGCGGACTCACTGAGCAACAGCTACAGCAGCTTGTCACTCAATTCTGCTGGTTTAACAGTGATAATCGACACACCACCGGTGCTATCGAGTCCGGCGAGCAATCAGACCAAAACGCAGAGTTCACCGCCGTCAAATTTGATCTCGTCGAACACGGGCAGTTCGAATCAATGCACACTCGAAAATTCAGAGCGCGAGCAATTCCATCACACGCTGATCGCGCGTTCGGATTCAATGGCCGATAGGAATCGCAGGCTGCAGAATCTGCTAGGCAATCTGAATCTGAATCAGTATCAGTCGGATCTCAACGGTCGCATGCCAGTGCTGACATTGCCAGTGCATCAAGAACCCGACATAAACACCAGTCTGTCGTGGAATCGCTTCGTCGATGGCTTGGACGGCTCCGATTCCAAGCCGAAGCAGACCAGACACTATTACAAGTGGAAGATCGGCAGGCTGCCGCACGTTAAAATACGCTTCGACCGTCTCGCCCTGCTGGCTCTGCTCGATCGCAATTTGACTGTGTTCGAGACCATCGTCTCCACGTTTCTGGCGGGTGCGGTTGCAGGACTGGGTCTTCTGTTGCTCCAACAGGGCTTTTATCGGGACATCTTTGCGTTCATATTTTGCTTCGTGACGGCCGGCTGCCAATACTCGCTCCTCAAGTCGGTCCAGCCCGACGCTGCGTCGCCTACGCATGGCTTTAATCGTATTATAGTGTTCTCCAGGCCCGCGTACTACATCCTGTGCTCGAGTCTGATTCTGATTTTCAACGAGACGCTTAGGAACTTTAAATCGTCCGACTTTCGGGTATACGGATTGCGCGTCGCCGATTACGATCTCATCTTGCAAGTGCGAAACGTTCTACTAATATTCCTGCTGTGTTTTCCAATCGTATTCTCGTTAGGACTCTTCCCGCAGATCAACACATTTCTCATGTACGTCTGCGAACACCTGGACATTCATCTGTTTGGCGGCAATGCGACCACCAGTCTGGTATCATCAGTGTATTGTCTATGCCGCAGCGTGGTCGCGGTTCTTATCCTCTACGGATTTGCCTACGGCGCCCTTCTCGAGCCCAAATCCTCGCAGCACATCTTGTTCTCGATATTTGTCGGTCTACTCGTCGCGATATCCTATCATCTGAGCCGATCGTCTTCGGATCCCACCGTGATATGGGACATCCTCAAGACAAATTTGTGGCCACCAGAGATAGGAGACAGGTATACGGAGGAGAAGGAAGCCAAAATCATAGAAAACACGTCGTCGTCGCAGCCTGATAACGTGGCCGCGAGTTACAAGGAGACCAAGAGCAAGACGTCCGGCAGGAAGAAAGACGTCAAGATCAAGGTGGGCGAGCAAATGTCAGATACTGAGCTGGTGGATCCTTTGCCGGAGAAGTTACGCTCGACAGTGAACGCCAGACTGAAGAACGATCTAATCGTGTGCGCGGTGATCGGCACCCTGTCTTTCGGAATTCATCGTACAACGGTGTTCACCGCCCTGCAACCGGAGCTCAATCCGGTACTGTGGAGTATCGTGAGCTGCCTGGGCTTTCTCCTGCACTACATCGTGCCGCAGCTGCGCAAGCAGTTGCCTTGGCTGTGCCTTTCGAGACCGGTACTACGTAGTCACGAGCACGCGCAATTCGAGGTACGGGAGCCGGTGAAGATTATGTGGTTCGAGAAAGCCTACGTGGGCCTGTGCTTTCTCGAGCGGAACGTGCTCTATCCGGTCGTCTTCCTGGGCGCGCTCACCGAGTGCTCGTCCAAGATCGCCGACAAGTTTGGTGAGAGCGTAGGCGCGCTTATCGTGGTCATTTGCGGCCTCAAGTCGCTCAGGTCGGCGTACTCGGACCCGTCCACCCGCTATCTTGTTCTCGTCTTCGCGGTGCTCTTCTTCCAGCTCGATTTCAGCAACTTGAGCGAAACCTTCCTGATGGATTACTTCGTCACGGGGATCGCGTTTGCCAAGATCTACGAGCTACTTCTCAAGATCCGCTTCGTCGTCACGTACATCGCGCCCTGGCAGATCACTTGGGGCAGCGCGTTTCATGCGTTCGCCCAGCCCTTCTCCGTGCCGCACTCGGCGATGCTCTTCCTCCAAGCCGGCATCTCAGCGATGCTCAGCACGCCCCTGAATCCGCTGTTGGGCAGCGCGATCTTTATCTCATCCTATGTGCGACCGGTCAAATTCTGGGAGAGGGACTACAAGACCAGAAGAGTGGACCACTCGAATACGCGCATGTCCTCGCATCTGGAGCGTAATCTGGGTGCCGACGACAACAATCTGAACTCGATATTTTACGAACAACTCACGCGCTCCCTCCAGCACAGCCTGTGCGGCGATCTCGCGCTCGGCCGATGGGGAAATGTAGAACAGGGCGATTGCTTCCTGCTCGCGTCAGATTATTTGAACTGCTTGGTGCATATAGTCCAATTAGGTAACGGACTAGTGACGTTCCAATTGAGAGGTCTCGAATTTCGAGGAACATATTGCCAGCAAAGAGAG GTGGAAGCGATCTCAGAAGGCATCGAAGATAATGACaactgctgctgctgcgaaATGGGTCATCTGTCGAATGTGCTTAGCGTGAATGCGGCCTTCAGCCAACGCTGGCTCGCCTGGGAAGTTGCGAGCGCCAAATACGTGCTCGAGGGTTACTCGATCTCCGACAACTCGGCGGGCTCGATGCTGCAGGTGTTCGAGTTTCGCAAAGTACTGGTTACTTACTATGTCAAAAGTATTGTCTTTTACGCCGTGAAGTCGCCCAAGCTGAAGCAGTGGCTGGAAAATCCGGACATCATCGACGCGCTGAAGCCGACGCTCGACAAGAACTTCGTCGATCTCGATCCTGTCTTCAATGTGAAGATCGACGAGGACTTTGATTTCCGAGCGAGCGGTATCACGCGGAGCAACTTCTGCAATGTTTATCTCGACTGGATACAATATTGCGCTGGTAAACAAGATAAG ACATTAGATAGAACACGCGATTCATATCTCGTGTCTCTATGCCTCTCATTAAGTCTGTTGGGAAGACGCGTGTTAGGTGCTGCATCTCATAATACATTATCAAACGTTGAATTCTTTCTTTATGGATTGCATGCGCTATTTAAAG GAGACTTCCGGATAACATCAGTTCGCGACGAATGGGTGCTGCATGATGTCGATCTACTGCGCAGTGTTGTCGCGAAAGGGATAAGAATGGCCTTAAAACTGCACCAGGACCACTTCATGAGTCCAGAACAGTATGTCGAATCAGCGGCACTCTTCGAGGCCATCGACAATCATGATCAGAATCTCGTCATCAGTCATGAAGCGGATCCTCTTTGGAGAAATGCTGTATTGAGTGGTGCACCCAGTTTATTGGCACTCAG ACACGTGCTTGACGACGGCATAGATGAGTACAAGGTGATAATGCTCAATAAACGTTTCTTGAGTTTCCGAGTAATCAAAATGAATCGCGAATGCGTCCGTGGACTCTGGGCCGGCCAGCAGCAGGAGCTGGTATATCTGAGGAACAGAAATCCGGAACGTGGTTCGATACAGAACGCCAAGCAAGCCTTGAGGAACATAATCAACAGTTCTTGCGATCAGCCGATCGGATATCCGATTTACGTTTCCCCTTTGACAACTAGCTACGCCGAGACTAACGAACACTTGTGCTCGATAATCGGAGGACCATTGACTTTTGGCACCATAAAGAGCACTGTGTTGAAACTGTGGCGAAG GGTAAGACGAAGATGTGGTCAAGGTTGTTCCTCGGGCGGCACTGGCTCCCAAGACGATGGAGGCTTCGGAAATGACGGAGTATACGCGATGACTACGTACAACATACACTCTG GCTATGCTCAATCGGGTCACAACACTTCCGGTTCTCAATCGATGGAGTCTGGCTGTCAAATCGGTGGTTCGACCGGTCGGGGTTCCCTCGGTCGTGCGAATACGGGCTCTCTCGGTGGTAACAGAGGCTCACTAGCTTCCGTCGGGAAGCCAACCAGCTCGACACTCGCCAGTTTAGCCGGACTGCTCAGTAGTAACGATATTAAAATGGAAACAAAGAGCGAGAC